From the genome of Anopheles merus strain MAF chromosome X, AmerM5.1, whole genome shotgun sequence, one region includes:
- the LOC121590311 gene encoding uncharacterized protein LOC121590311, with protein sequence MPTTYNPNYENSFPWCSPDPKDVYAAVCKWCNKKIKINTMGRVALLSHEKSKAHHHQVLVRKTNLPISHFLPNQIVGNNLLSSSPSLSSISTAMATQISASDSSTNTDNQHSKASNVLNRFMLNEHVTSAEIVWALETIATHNSYRSAGANTNLFKTMFPDSQIAAKLEMGRTKLAYLITFGLAPYFTNEIFKQLDVCSEIVIGFDETLNKVSQRQQMDVSVRFWNENKEQVECRYIGSAFLDSSRAVDLLNGLKQCTERKPALLNNVIQLSMDGPNVNWRLMKDLCEELRNLRGVPSFDLLNIGSCGLHAIHNAFKNGMKHTEWNIDEFLTSLYYLFKDFPLRRADYKETTGSNLFPLKFCPIRWIENLNVAERASKMIPYLKVYVAAVKNQRDKKLKEGHHSFKRSFAAVAQSRPFAVIEKTISDEMLSPKLAFLFPQLDVWNPFCENFNVMLLWRHFCLMS encoded by the exons ATGCCTACCACATACAATCCAAACTATGAAAATTCATTTCCATGGTGTTCTCCTGACCCGAAGGACGTATATGCAGCGGTTTGCAAATggtgtaacaaaaaaataaaaatcaacactATGGGTAGAGTGGCTTTGTTAagtcatgaaaaaagcaaagcacatcatcatcaagtgTTGGTTCGAAAAACTAACCTTCCAATCAGCCATTTTTTACCAA ATCAAATCGTTGGTAATAACCTGTTGTCGTCATCTCCGTCACTTTCTTCAATTTCCACTGCAATGGCTACCCAAATCTCAGCTTCAGATTCTTCCACGAACACTGATAATCAACACTCTAAGGCTTCCAACGTCTTGAATAGATTCATGCTAAACGAGCATGTTACAAGTGCTGAAATTGTGTGGGCTCTGGAAACTATTGCCACTCATAACTCCTATCGCAGTGCTGGGGCTAACACTAATTTGTTCAAAACTATGTTTCCGGACAGCCAAATTGCCGCCAAGCTCGAGATGGGACGCACAAAACTTGCGTATCTAATAACTTTTGGTCTGGCACCTTATTTCACAAACGAAATATTTAAGCAACTTGATGTATGTTCCGAAATAGTAATTGGTTTCGATGAAACATTGAACAAAGTTTCACAACGCCAACAGATGGATGTTAGTGTGAGAttttggaatgaaaataaGGAACAGGTAGAATGTCGATACATTGGATCAGCGTTTTTAGATTCTTCTCGTGCAGTTGATCTCCTTAACGGATTGAAACAGTGCACAGAAAGAAAGCCTGCTCTACTGAATAACGTGATTCAGCTAAGTATGGACGGACCGAATGTAAATTGGCGTTTAATGAAGGACTTATGCGAAGAACTTCGAAATCTGCGTGGGGTACCATCTTTTGATTTATTAAACATAGGTAGTTGCGGCTTACATGCTATTCAtaatgcttttaaaaatgGTATGAAGCACACTGAATGGAACATTGATGAGTTTTTGACATCCCTCTATTATTTGTTCAAAGACTTTCCGTTGCGCCGTGCAGATTATAAAGAAACTACCGGATCCAATTTATTCCCACTGAAATTTTGTCCTATTCGATGGATTGAAAATTTGAATGTGGCTGAGCGTGCATCTAAAATGATTCCTTATTTGAAAGTCTATGTGGCTGCGGTCAAAAACCAACGTGACAAAAAACTCAAGGAAGGTCACCATTCTTTCAAAAGGAGTTTTGCTGCAGTTGCTCAGTCTAGGCCATTCGCTGTAATAGAAAAGACCATTTCTGATGAAATGTTGAGCCCAAAACTTGCCTTTTTATTTCCTCAGCTGGATGTGTGGAACCCTTTTTGCGAGAATTTCAATGTGATGCTCCTATGGCgccatttttgtttgatgagTTAA